A single Chloroflexota bacterium DNA region contains:
- a CDS encoding methyltransferase domain-containing protein, which translates to MRKSRIPLFILILFLAWQLVIRLARKIHPFPCPFEATWLLENPFRKRFFGPQKILDHLGLRSDMRVLELGPGPGFFTLEAARRLGQGGRLYALDIQPRMIRRLRERLSGSGVNNVALLLGDGMALPFAAESLDLAFLVTVLGEIPDKDMALQELYRVLRPGGVLSVSEMLPDPDYSFRGTTIRRAERAGFELCGCFGNFFAYTLNFRKGGAREVWHA; encoded by the coding sequence ATGCGAAAGAGCAGGATTCCCCTCTTTATTTTGATCCTATTTCTGGCCTGGCAATTGGTTATTCGCCTGGCGCGTAAGATTCACCCCTTCCCATGTCCCTTCGAGGCGACCTGGCTGCTGGAGAACCCCTTCCGCAAACGTTTCTTTGGGCCCCAAAAGATCCTGGATCATCTCGGCCTCCGCTCCGATATGCGGGTGCTGGAACTTGGTCCAGGCCCTGGCTTCTTTACTCTGGAGGCAGCCAGGCGTTTGGGTCAGGGGGGACGGCTCTATGCCCTGGATATTCAACCGCGCATGATCCGCAGGCTAAGAGAGCGACTGTCAGGATCTGGAGTGAATAACGTGGCGCTCCTGCTTGGCGATGGGATGGCCTTGCCTTTTGCCGCTGAAAGCCTGGATTTGGCCTTTCTGGTCACCGTACTGGGCGAGATTCCAGACAAGGATATGGCCCTGCAAGAGCTATATCGAGTCTTGCGCCCGGGTGGGGTGCTTTCGGTGTCGGAGATGCTTCCCGATCCAGATTACTCCTTTAGGGGTACTACTATCAGGCGCGCTGAGCGAGCCGGTTTTGAGCTATGCGGCTGTTTCGGCAACTTCTTTGCCTATACACTGAACTTCCGGAAAGGAGGAGCACGGGAGGTGTGGCATGCGTGA
- a CDS encoding DUF1786 domain-containing protein has translation MPELRSLLAIDVGGGTQDILLYQSDRPMENCVKLILPSQTNIVANRIQAATAQGRPIFLTGNIMGGGPSAGAIRRHIQAGLKVYATAQAALTFHDNLEHVRQMGVGIVGNAPPAAMVIRLSDVDLDSLRQGLALFDVALPQRTAIAVQDHGHCPVGSNRAFRFRYWQEFVEGGGQIAELAYLEAPRRMTRMRAVQTEVPGAIVMDTGAAAIWGALCDPFVAAHSQEGVIIANIGNQHTLGALLQGRRMWGLFEHHTARMTPPKLANYIARLRAGTLSNEEVFQDDGHGCSIHPQFTVGQGFRLTAVSGPNRQMARDLGYYLAVPYGDMMLAGCFGLVAASRELLKRS, from the coding sequence ATGCCTGAGTTGAGGTCCTTGCTAGCCATAGATGTGGGTGGTGGCACACAGGACATCCTGCTTTATCAGAGCGATAGGCCAATGGAGAATTGCGTGAAGCTCATTCTCCCCTCCCAAACGAACATTGTGGCCAATAGGATCCAGGCGGCCACGGCGCAGGGGAGGCCCATCTTCTTGACCGGCAACATTATGGGGGGCGGTCCCTCTGCAGGGGCCATACGCAGACATATCCAGGCCGGGTTGAAGGTCTATGCCACAGCACAGGCAGCTCTCACCTTCCATGATAATTTGGAACACGTGCGCCAAATGGGAGTCGGGATCGTTGGGAACGCACCGCCTGCGGCCATGGTCATTCGTTTAAGCGACGTTGACCTCGATTCCCTTCGGCAGGGACTTGCCCTGTTCGATGTCGCTCTGCCGCAGAGAACGGCCATCGCTGTTCAAGACCATGGACACTGTCCAGTAGGCAGCAACCGCGCCTTCCGCTTTCGCTATTGGCAAGAGTTCGTGGAAGGAGGCGGTCAGATAGCCGAACTAGCCTATCTGGAGGCCCCCCGTCGAATGACACGCATGCGGGCCGTACAGACCGAGGTGCCCGGCGCCATCGTGATGGATACCGGGGCAGCGGCCATCTGGGGAGCCCTCTGCGACCCCTTCGTAGCTGCCCACAGCCAAGAGGGGGTCATCATCGCTAACATCGGCAATCAACACACCCTCGGTGCCTTGCTTCAGGGGCGCCGCATGTGGGGTCTGTTCGAACACCATACGGCCCGCATGACTCCCCCCAAGCTAGCCAATTACATCGCTCGCTTGCGCGCGGGCACCCTCTCTAATGAGGAGGTATTCCAGGACGATGGCCATGGGTGTTCCATTCATCCCCAGTTCACGGTGGGACAGGGGTTCCGGCTGACAGCAGTCAGCGGTCCCAATCGGCAGATGGCCAGGGATCTCGGCTACTACCTCGCCGTCCCCTATGGAGACATGATGTTAGCTGGCTGTTTTGGTCTGGTGGCTGCCAGCCGTGAACTACTGAAACGCTCATGA
- a CDS encoding D-cysteine desulfhydrase family protein, which produces MLITKIPRLHLGNLPTPLEEAPRLAEALGGPRLFLKRDDLNGFALGGNKIRKLEFLLADAQQKGADVIVTTGALQSNHARLTAAAARRLGLRVILVLAGSPPNLERAPAGNLLLDHLLGAEVRTVTAEGFQEMTEAATAVAAELRDKGHCPYLIPVGGSTPIGALGYVAAALELYNQLYERGLSADYIFLASRSGGTQAGLEVGSRWLGIDVHIVGISVGPRREELATTITTLATETAQMLGWPQSFHDVIVDDEYVGEGYGKVSASCREAIRLLAQTEGVFLDPIYSGKSMAGLIAYIRQGQLGPHNTVVFWHTGGVPALFAYGKELAEGGELCLS; this is translated from the coding sequence ATGCTTATCACCAAGATACCTCGTTTACACCTGGGTAACCTACCAACCCCGCTGGAGGAAGCACCTCGCCTCGCCGAAGCACTCGGCGGACCACGTCTTTTCCTTAAGCGGGACGACCTTAACGGCTTCGCCCTGGGAGGCAATAAAATACGCAAGCTGGAATTTCTGCTGGCCGACGCCCAGCAGAAAGGGGCCGATGTGATCGTTACCACCGGCGCGCTGCAATCTAACCATGCCCGCCTGACGGCCGCAGCAGCACGGCGCCTAGGTTTAAGGGTCATCCTCGTCCTGGCTGGATCGCCACCCAACCTGGAACGAGCCCCCGCAGGGAACCTCCTCCTCGATCACCTGCTGGGAGCAGAGGTAAGAACAGTAACAGCCGAAGGCTTCCAGGAGATGACGGAGGCAGCAACAGCGGTGGCAGCAGAGCTGCGGGACAAAGGACACTGCCCCTACCTGATACCAGTGGGTGGTTCCACCCCGATCGGAGCACTCGGCTATGTGGCCGCAGCCCTGGAGCTTTATAACCAACTCTACGAGCGAGGACTATCGGCCGATTACATTTTCCTGGCCTCAAGATCCGGGGGCACCCAGGCTGGCCTGGAGGTGGGGTCCAGATGGCTTGGAATCGATGTCCATATTGTGGGTATCAGCGTCGGACCGAGGCGGGAAGAGTTGGCCACCACCATCACCACGCTGGCCACAGAAACGGCCCAAATGCTGGGCTGGCCACAATCTTTCCATGACGTCATCGTTGATGATGAATATGTCGGCGAGGGCTACGGGAAGGTCTCTGCCTCCTGCCGCGAGGCGATTCGACTCCTGGCCCAAACGGAAGGGGTTTTCCTTGATCCTATCTATAGCGGCAAGTCCATGGCCGGACTGATCGCTTACATTCGCCAGGGCCAGCTCGGTCCGCATAACACCGTCGTTTTCTGGCATACCGGCGGGGTACCGGCCCTGTTCGCCTACGGGAAGGAGCTGGCCGAGGGAGGGGAACTATGCCTGAGTTGA